One Cervus elaphus chromosome 27, mCerEla1.1, whole genome shotgun sequence genomic region harbors:
- the LOC122684957 gene encoding 60S ribosomal protein L39-like: MSSHKTFRIKRFLAKKQKQNCPIPQWIRMKTGNKIRYNSKRRHWRRTKLGL, encoded by the coding sequence ATGTCTTCTCACAAGACTTTCAGGATCAAGCGATTCCTGGCCAAGAAGCAAAAGCAGAATTGTCCCATTCCTCAAtggattcgaatgaaaactggCAATAAAATTAGGTACAACTCCAAGAGAAGACATTGGAGAAGAACCAAGCTGGGTCTATAA